From Halorubrum salinarum, the proteins below share one genomic window:
- a CDS encoding ATPase: MTGDRSDPPTFLVAGGSRVDAGKTTFSAGLVAHLAERAGDAVGVKPRAGNDYWFDHDDYRVATDAGRLYGKDARTLAAANTRPLAAADDSSPSASAVTPESINPVHRLWKPTPGRTGMLGDADRTFLCDRVTTDAGTRFVVNGAAAEAGLLPDGLTDRLPLAEATRVRDVPEFNDVMAETHLPAIERLADRVARTPVPVVVESYADVAGTLPRDGPVAPDAVAVVDPGRARIYAGDRYAKARAVAAGSPREGTREEHVDAVTEMIEPLATEPLPALSGEVRGDPDRVAAAYEPAYAALVDAAKN; this comes from the coding sequence GTGACCGGGGACCGCTCCGACCCGCCGACCTTCCTCGTCGCCGGGGGCTCGCGCGTCGACGCCGGGAAGACCACCTTCTCGGCGGGGCTGGTCGCGCACCTCGCCGAGCGCGCGGGCGACGCGGTCGGCGTCAAGCCCCGCGCCGGCAACGACTACTGGTTCGACCACGACGACTACCGGGTCGCGACCGACGCGGGCCGCCTGTACGGGAAGGACGCCCGCACGCTCGCGGCCGCGAACACTCGCCCCCTGGCGGCGGCCGACGACTCGTCGCCGTCGGCGTCGGCGGTCACGCCCGAGTCGATCAACCCCGTCCACAGGCTCTGGAAGCCGACCCCGGGCCGGACCGGGATGCTCGGCGACGCCGACCGCACCTTCCTTTGCGACCGCGTGACGACCGACGCCGGAACGCGGTTCGTCGTCAACGGCGCGGCCGCGGAGGCGGGGCTGCTCCCCGACGGACTGACCGACCGCCTCCCGCTGGCGGAGGCGACCCGCGTGCGCGACGTGCCCGAGTTCAACGACGTGATGGCCGAGACACACCTGCCCGCGATCGAACGCCTCGCCGACCGCGTCGCCCGCACGCCGGTCCCGGTCGTCGTCGAGTCGTACGCCGACGTGGCCGGGACGTTGCCCCGCGACGGCCCGGTCGCGCCTGACGCGGTCGCGGTCGTTGACCCCGGCCGCGCCCGGATCTACGCGGGCGACCGCTACGCGAAGGCCCGCGCGGTCGCCGCCGGGAGCCCGCGCGAGGGGACCCGCGAGGAGCACGTCGACGCGGTGACCGAGATGATCGAACCGCTCGCGACCGAGCCGCTCCCGGCGCTGTCGGGCGAGGTCCGCGGCGACCCCGACCGCGTGGCGGCGGCGTACGAGCCGGCGTACGCGGCGCTGGTCGACGCGGCCAAGAACTGA
- a CDS encoding 4a-hydroxytetrahydrobiopterin dehydratase — protein MSSPLADEPVEPAGDDAEPLDEEEYADYAAELGDAWEVIDEHHLEASYEFPDFETALSFTNDVGELAEAEWHHPDIALSWGEVGIEMWSHEVGGLTRADFVMAARMDRLYADYGE, from the coding sequence ATGTCCTCACCGCTCGCGGACGAGCCGGTCGAGCCGGCCGGCGACGACGCGGAACCGCTCGACGAAGAGGAGTACGCCGATTACGCCGCCGAACTCGGCGACGCCTGGGAGGTGATCGACGAGCACCACCTGGAGGCCAGCTACGAGTTCCCCGACTTCGAGACGGCGCTTTCGTTCACGAACGACGTGGGCGAGCTCGCCGAGGCGGAGTGGCACCACCCCGACATCGCGCTGTCGTGGGGCGAGGTCGGCATCGAGATGTGGAGCCACGAGGTCGGCGGCCTGACGCGCGCCGACTTCGTGATGGCGGCGCGGATGGACCGCCTGTACGCCGACTACGGGGAGTGA
- a CDS encoding DUF5827 family protein, whose protein sequence is MPEPKSAFDATYPCDFYEPAELFEPDQMYTIPEIGRLLQGLEPDAEVDPDTEAVLVDWAVPWVMVHAEEMVVAEPLTEDGPGYYGLATDADPEADPDAEAEADDGDGSA, encoded by the coding sequence ATGCCCGAACCGAAGTCGGCGTTCGACGCCACTTACCCGTGCGACTTCTACGAGCCCGCGGAGCTGTTCGAGCCGGACCAGATGTACACCATCCCGGAGATCGGGCGCCTGCTTCAGGGGTTAGAGCCGGACGCCGAGGTCGACCCGGACACCGAGGCCGTGCTGGTCGACTGGGCGGTCCCGTGGGTGATGGTCCACGCCGAAGAGATGGTCGTCGCCGAGCCGCTGACCGAGGACGGCCCGGGGTACTACGGGCTCGCGACCGACGCGGACCCCGAGGCCGATCCGGACGCCGAGGCTGAGGCCGACGACGGCGACGGGTCGGCGTGA
- a CDS encoding DUF7124 domain-containing protein, which yields MGIDATEPGDGDVTLVFSLGAARSLADPPAAFADARRWSRHVGVVANEADRVAAFAREHGVENDYALRSWDKWGTLTDVREESAAPRYVFVGTTRADERVATETGYEFLRVDEAAEKAGWELSEPGAPDAADEGRAGRLARARRALRNALSRFR from the coding sequence ATGGGAATCGACGCGACGGAGCCCGGCGACGGCGACGTGACGCTCGTCTTCTCGCTCGGCGCCGCGCGCTCGCTCGCCGACCCGCCCGCGGCGTTCGCCGACGCGCGCCGGTGGAGCCGCCACGTCGGCGTCGTCGCGAACGAGGCGGACCGGGTGGCGGCGTTCGCCCGCGAGCACGGCGTCGAGAACGACTACGCCCTCCGGAGCTGGGACAAGTGGGGCACGCTCACCGACGTCCGCGAGGAGAGCGCCGCCCCGCGGTACGTCTTCGTCGGCACCACCCGCGCGGACGAGCGCGTCGCGACCGAGACGGGGTACGAGTTCCTCCGGGTCGACGAGGCCGCCGAGAAGGCCGGCTGGGAGCTCTCCGAGCCGGGGGCGCCGGACGCCGCCGACGAGGGGCGCGCCGGCCGGCTCGCGCGGGCCCGGCGCGCGCTCCGGAACGCGCTTTCGCGGTTCCGGTGA